A stretch of the Panthera uncia isolate 11264 chromosome D1, Puncia_PCG_1.0, whole genome shotgun sequence genome encodes the following:
- the LOC125914065 gene encoding olfactory receptor 51B6 produces the protein MWLNTTTSLFLLTGFPGMEKAHHWISIPLLGVYVSILLGNGTLLFLIRDDHNLHEPMYYFLAMLAATDLGVTLTTMPTVLGVLWLNHREIGHQACFSQAYFIHTLSIVESGVLLAMAYDRFIAIRNPLRYTSILTNTKVMKIGMGVLTRAGLSIMPIIIRLHWFPYCRSHVLSHAFCLHQDVITLACTDITFNRLYPVVVVFAMVLLDFLIIFFSYFLILKTVMGIASGEERAKALNTCISHICCILVFYVTVVGLTFIHRFGKHAPRVVHITMSYIYFLFPPFMNPVIYSIKTKQIQSGIIRLFSLPNSRA, from the coding sequence ATGTGGCTCAACACCACTACTTCCCTGTTTCTGCTTACTGGTTTCCCAGGCATGGAGAAGGCACACCACTGGATCTCCATCCCATTATTAGGGGTTTACGTCTCCATACTTCTTGGTAATGGCACTCTTCTCTTTCTTATCAGGGATGATCATAACCTTCACGAGCCCATGTACTATTTCTTAGCTATGCTGGCAGCCACAGACCTTGGAGTGACTTTGACCACGATGCCCACAGTTCTGGGCGTTCTATGGTTGAATCACAGAGAGATTGGCCATCAGGCCTGCTTCTCTCAGGCCTACTTTATCCACACTCTTTCTATCGTAGAGTCTGGTGTTTTGCTTGCCATGGCCTATGACCGTTTCATTGCCATCCGCAACCCCTTGAGATATACTTCCATCCTTACCAACACCAAGGTAATGAAGATTGGGATGGGGGTATTGACAAGGGCTGGTCTGTCAATCATGCCAATAATTATCCGTCTTCACTGGTTTCCCTATTGTCGATCCCATGTACtctctcatgctttctgtctACACCAAGATGTCATCACGTTAGCTTGTACTGACATCACCTTCAATCGTCTCTATCCAGTTGTGGTTGTATTTGCAATGGTTTTGTTGGACTTTCTTATCatctttttctcctactttttgATCCTTAAGACTGTCATGGGCATTGCTTCTGGAGAAGAAAGGGCCAAGGCCCTCAATACGTGCATTTCTCACATCTGCTGCATCCTGGTCTTCTATGTCACTGTAGTTGGTCTAACATTTATTCATAGGTTTGGAAAACATGCTCCTCGTGTGGTCCACATCACAATGAGCTACATCTActtccttttccccccttttatgAACCCTGTTATATATAGCATTAAAACCAAGCAGATCCAGAGTGGTATAATTCGTTTATTCTCTCTGCCTAATTCTAGAGCATAA